A genomic segment from Pectinophora gossypiella chromosome 27, ilPecGoss1.1, whole genome shotgun sequence encodes:
- the LOC126378872 gene encoding hexosaminidase D-like: MLRLLRKVKKMRSLLSPLSRKTKMFMYLLLLILGTYLINIFILYEMNFVAHKERNMLVKQEYVLVHIDLKGAPPTTKYLTSMLSKLKTLGANGLLMEYEDMFPYKGRIANLSTPHRYDEEPLKKFLTTATKMDIEIIPLVQTFGHMEHVLKLEEYETYREMLMHPDVICPSKNESLDLIREMLRQVITFHESVAPLKHIHIGCDEVYDINFCHRCKARKQDDMDIYLRHVKNVRDIVRSLTPTTTVLIWDDMLRKIRPGMWQFYEHFDNIEPVVWDYKAHITISHLSLRFYHDHFSHTWIATAFKGADGVETVLPDIRKRLSNILSWMYFIQGYKFGGESETHNFKGIVLTGWARYSHFEPLCELLPVSMPSLIMQLLVVKRFNKGIPASSLDEDWSVFFWKHLLEDFYTALECNDDLRIHIDSFNGCKFNGTFPLYNIIRNYTTFVDRMLNKFKDNDFDLYMQYGNIHMRKTLEFLSDSEGIYGSLRYLEVVSKKAMQRYFSANVYKEYIGYKSYRLYKLLHQCAMKAKSVVDLRRWGRGRKIPEFPFFQPPYVTSLTTKDLKKLSTKSVSTYNTRTLGPGIFG; encoded by the exons ATGTTGCGTTTGTTaaggaaagtaaaaaaaatgcgtTCGCTGCTATCGCCTTTGAGTAGAAAAACCAAAATGTTTATGTATCTTCTGCTCTTAATCTTGGGAACATATTTGATCAACATATTTATACTCTACGAAATGAACTTCGTTGCACACAAAGAAAG AAATATGCTAGTCAAGCAAGAGTACGTACTCGTCCACATCGACTTGAAAGGCGCGCCACCTACCACCAAGTATTTGACCTCCATGTTGAGCAAGCTGAAGACCTTGGGGGCCAACGGCCTGCTGATGGAGTACGAAGATATGTTCCCTTACAAGGGAAGGATTGCCAATCTGAGCACGCCTCATCGGTACGACGAGGAACCG TTAAAGAAATTCCTGACAACAGCAACGAAGATGGACATTGAAATCATTCCACTTGTCCAGACCTTTGGTCACATGGAGCATGTTTTAAAACTGGAAGAATACGAGACTTATCGTGAGATGCTGATGCACCCTGACGTCATCTGCCCAAGCAAGAACGAGAGCTTAGATCTGATAAGGGAAATGCTGCGGCAG GTAATAACATTCCACGAAAGCGTTGCGCCGTTGAAGCATATCCATATAGGCTGCGATGAGGTCTACGACATTAACTTCTGCCACCGCTGCAAAGCTAGGAAGCAAGACGACATGGACATATATTTAAGACACGTTAAAAACGTCAGAGATATAGTCAGGAGTCTCACCCCAACGACCACAGTTCTCATTTGGGACGATATGTTGAGGAAAATAAGACCAGGAATGTGGCAGTTTTACGAGCATTTCGACAACATCGAACCCGTCGTTTGGGACTACAAAGCACACATAACCATATCGCATTTGAGTTTAAGATTCTACCACGATCATTTTAGTCATACGTGGATAGCTACGGCTTTCAAAGGCGCTGACGGAGTGGAGACTGTACTACCCGATATTAGGAAAAGACTCTCGAATATATTAAGCTGGATGTACTTTATACAAGGGTATAAATTCGGTGGCGAGTCAGAAACACATAATTTCAAAGGGATAGTCTTAACGGGTTGGGCGCGATACAGCCATTTTGAACCTCTTTGCGAACTCTTACCAGTATCAATGCCAAGCCTGATCATGCAGTTGCTCGTCGTGAAGCGGTTCAATAAAGGAATACCAGCTTCAAGCCTCGACGAAGACTGGTCCGTATTCTTCTGGAAACATCTATTGGAAGACTTCTACACCGCACTGGAGTGCAACGACGACCTCCGAATCCACATTGACAGTTTCAACGGATGCAAATTCAACGGGACATTTCCACTATACAACATCATTCGCAACTACACGACATTTGTAGATAGAATGCTGAATAAGTTTAAGGATAATGACTTTGATTTATACATGCAATATGGTAATATTCACATGAGGAAGACGTTGGAATTCCTATCAGATTCTGAAGGTATATACGGGTCTTTAAGGTATTTGGAAGTGGTATCCAAAAAGGCGATGCAGAGATATTTCAGTGCCAATGTGTATAAAGAGTACATAGGTTATAAGAGCTATAGGCTTTATAAGTTGTTGCATCAATGTGCGATGAAGGCTAAGAGTGTTGTCGATTTGAGGAGGTGGGGAAGAGGCAGGAAGATACCAGAGTTTCCCTTCTTTCAGCCTCCATATGTGACGTCTCTAACTACGAAGGATCTGAAGAAACTATCGACGAAAAGCGTGTCTACGTACAATACCAGGACACTTGGACCAGGCATCTTCGGGTAG